A window from Engraulis encrasicolus isolate BLACKSEA-1 chromosome 11, IST_EnEncr_1.0, whole genome shotgun sequence encodes these proteins:
- the hmgcs1 gene encoding hydroxymethylglutaryl-CoA synthase, cytoplasmic isoform X2 — MPGSVPASGEATWPKDVGIIALEVYVPSLYVDQSELEQFDGVSAGKYTIGLGQARMGFCSDREDINSLCMTVVQRLMERNSLSYDSIGRLEVGTETIIDKSKSVKSVLMQLFEESGNTDVEGIDTTNACYGGTAALFNAVNWLESSSWDGRYALVVAGDIAVYATGSARPTGGAGAVAMLVGPNAPLAFDRGLRGTHMQHAYDFYKPDMVSEYPVVDGKLSIQCYLSALDRCYSVYRNKAHAQRQREGVDKRLSLADFDYMVFHSPYCKLVQKSLARLLLNDFLSHPNPNTESGLYTGLEAFRDVKAEDTYFDRDVEKAFLKASEQMFEQKTKASLLVSNQNGNMYTPSVYGCLASVIAQTTAQQLAGQRFGLFSYGSGFAATLYSIRVTQDATPGSALDKLVSSLSDLQARLDSRKKVSPAVFAENMKLREETHHLANYTPQGSVDELFPGTWYLTHVDDKHRRQYSRRSHSDDTPLEAGLVNSTNTTNNTTPATTEHIPSPAKKVPRIPATTAGPGLVTISNGDH; from the exons ATGCCCGGATCAGTCCCAGCTAGCGGCGAGGCCACCTGGCCCAAAGACGTGGGCATCATCGCGCTGGAGGTCTACGTGCCCTCGCTGTACGTGGACCAGTCGGAGCTGGAGCAGTTCGACGGCGTGTCGGCGGGCAAGTACACCATTGGCCTGGGTCAGGCCCGCATGGGCTTCTGCTCTGACCGCGAGGACATCAACTCGCTGTGCATGACGGTGGTACAGAGGCTGATGGAGAGGAACAGCCTCTCGTACGACAGCATCGGGCGGCTGGAGGTGGGCACCGAGACCATCATCGACAAGTCCAAGTCGGTCAAATCGGTGCTGATGCAGCTGTTCGAGGAGTCGGGCAACACGGACGTGGAGGGCATCGACACCACCAACGCCTGCTACGGGGGCACGGCCGCGCTGTTCAACGCAGTCAACTGGCTCGAGTCCAGCTCCTGGGATG GTCGCTATGCCCTGGTGGTGGCTGGAGACATTGCGGTCTATGCCACAGGTAGCGCCAGGCCCACGGGCGGTGCGGGTGCAGTGGCGATGCTTGTAGGACCCAACGCCCCGCTGGCATTCGACAGAG GTCTGCGAGGTACCCACATGCAGCACGCGTATGACTTCTACAAGCCCGACATGGTGTCCGAGTACCCGGTGGTGGATGGCAAGCTCTCCATCCAGTGCTACCTGAGTGCCCTGGACCGATGCTACAGCGTGTACCGCAACAAGGCCCACGCGCAGAGGCAGAGAG AGGGTGTGGACAAGCGTCTCAGCCTGGCGGACTTCGACTACATGGTGTTCCACTCGCCGTACTGCAAGCTGGTACAGAAGTCCCTGGCGCGCCTGCTCCTCAACGACTTCCTCTCCCACCCTAATCCCAACACCGAAAGTGGCTTATACACTGGCCTGGAAGCTTTTAG GGATGTGAAGGCGGAGGACACATACTTCGACAGGGACGTGGAGAAGGCCTTCCTCAAAGCCAGTGAGCAGATGTTTGAGCAGAAGACCAAAGCCTCCCTGCTGGTGTCCAACCAGAACGGCAACATGTACACCCCCTCCGTCTACGGCTGCCTAGCCTCCGTCATCGCCCA gACGACGGCGCAGCAGCTGGCTGGCCAGAGGTTTGGCCTTTTCTCCTATGGCTCCGGATTCGCTGCCACACTCTACTCCATTCGAGTCACACAAGACGCCACACCTG GGTCTGCCCTGGACAAGCTGGTGTCCAGCCTGAGTGATCTGCAGGCCAGACTGGACTCCAGGAAAAAGGTCTCGCCTGCCGTCTTCGCCGAGAACATGAAGCTCAGAGAGGAGACCCATCACTTAG CTAACTACACCCCACAGGGCTCCGTGGACGAGCTGTTCCCAGGCACCTGGTACCTGACTCACGTGGACGACAAGCACCGCCGTCAGTACTCCCGGCGTTCCCATAGCGACGACACCCCACTGGAGGCTGGCCTGGTCAACTCCACCAACACCACTAACAACACAACGCCGGCAACCACAGAG CATATTCCCAGCCCAGCGAAAAAGGTGCCACGTATCCCAGCCACCACTGCTGGTCCCGGCCTGGTTACCATTAGCAACGGGGATCACTGA
- the hmgcs1 gene encoding hydroxymethylglutaryl-CoA synthase, cytoplasmic isoform X1, giving the protein MIARSLRMPGSVPASGEATWPKDVGIIALEVYVPSLYVDQSELEQFDGVSAGKYTIGLGQARMGFCSDREDINSLCMTVVQRLMERNSLSYDSIGRLEVGTETIIDKSKSVKSVLMQLFEESGNTDVEGIDTTNACYGGTAALFNAVNWLESSSWDGRYALVVAGDIAVYATGSARPTGGAGAVAMLVGPNAPLAFDRGLRGTHMQHAYDFYKPDMVSEYPVVDGKLSIQCYLSALDRCYSVYRNKAHAQRQREGVDKRLSLADFDYMVFHSPYCKLVQKSLARLLLNDFLSHPNPNTESGLYTGLEAFRDVKAEDTYFDRDVEKAFLKASEQMFEQKTKASLLVSNQNGNMYTPSVYGCLASVIAQTTAQQLAGQRFGLFSYGSGFAATLYSIRVTQDATPGSALDKLVSSLSDLQARLDSRKKVSPAVFAENMKLREETHHLANYTPQGSVDELFPGTWYLTHVDDKHRRQYSRRSHSDDTPLEAGLVNSTNTTNNTTPATTEHIPSPAKKVPRIPATTAGPGLVTISNGDH; this is encoded by the exons ATGATCGCAAG ATCTCTCAGGATGCCCGGATCAGTCCCAGCTAGCGGCGAGGCCACCTGGCCCAAAGACGTGGGCATCATCGCGCTGGAGGTCTACGTGCCCTCGCTGTACGTGGACCAGTCGGAGCTGGAGCAGTTCGACGGCGTGTCGGCGGGCAAGTACACCATTGGCCTGGGTCAGGCCCGCATGGGCTTCTGCTCTGACCGCGAGGACATCAACTCGCTGTGCATGACGGTGGTACAGAGGCTGATGGAGAGGAACAGCCTCTCGTACGACAGCATCGGGCGGCTGGAGGTGGGCACCGAGACCATCATCGACAAGTCCAAGTCGGTCAAATCGGTGCTGATGCAGCTGTTCGAGGAGTCGGGCAACACGGACGTGGAGGGCATCGACACCACCAACGCCTGCTACGGGGGCACGGCCGCGCTGTTCAACGCAGTCAACTGGCTCGAGTCCAGCTCCTGGGATG GTCGCTATGCCCTGGTGGTGGCTGGAGACATTGCGGTCTATGCCACAGGTAGCGCCAGGCCCACGGGCGGTGCGGGTGCAGTGGCGATGCTTGTAGGACCCAACGCCCCGCTGGCATTCGACAGAG GTCTGCGAGGTACCCACATGCAGCACGCGTATGACTTCTACAAGCCCGACATGGTGTCCGAGTACCCGGTGGTGGATGGCAAGCTCTCCATCCAGTGCTACCTGAGTGCCCTGGACCGATGCTACAGCGTGTACCGCAACAAGGCCCACGCGCAGAGGCAGAGAG AGGGTGTGGACAAGCGTCTCAGCCTGGCGGACTTCGACTACATGGTGTTCCACTCGCCGTACTGCAAGCTGGTACAGAAGTCCCTGGCGCGCCTGCTCCTCAACGACTTCCTCTCCCACCCTAATCCCAACACCGAAAGTGGCTTATACACTGGCCTGGAAGCTTTTAG GGATGTGAAGGCGGAGGACACATACTTCGACAGGGACGTGGAGAAGGCCTTCCTCAAAGCCAGTGAGCAGATGTTTGAGCAGAAGACCAAAGCCTCCCTGCTGGTGTCCAACCAGAACGGCAACATGTACACCCCCTCCGTCTACGGCTGCCTAGCCTCCGTCATCGCCCA gACGACGGCGCAGCAGCTGGCTGGCCAGAGGTTTGGCCTTTTCTCCTATGGCTCCGGATTCGCTGCCACACTCTACTCCATTCGAGTCACACAAGACGCCACACCTG GGTCTGCCCTGGACAAGCTGGTGTCCAGCCTGAGTGATCTGCAGGCCAGACTGGACTCCAGGAAAAAGGTCTCGCCTGCCGTCTTCGCCGAGAACATGAAGCTCAGAGAGGAGACCCATCACTTAG CTAACTACACCCCACAGGGCTCCGTGGACGAGCTGTTCCCAGGCACCTGGTACCTGACTCACGTGGACGACAAGCACCGCCGTCAGTACTCCCGGCGTTCCCATAGCGACGACACCCCACTGGAGGCTGGCCTGGTCAACTCCACCAACACCACTAACAACACAACGCCGGCAACCACAGAG CATATTCCCAGCCCAGCGAAAAAGGTGCCACGTATCCCAGCCACCACTGCTGGTCCCGGCCTGGTTACCATTAGCAACGGGGATCACTGA